Proteins encoded in a region of the Epinephelus lanceolatus isolate andai-2023 chromosome 20, ASM4190304v1, whole genome shotgun sequence genome:
- the LOC117264960 gene encoding B-type lectin plumieribetin-like, whose amino-acid sequence MSRNFLSKNDEFRRGDYLISNNGEYKAVFQEDGNFVIYGWKPVWESDTKGTDAQRLCMQADCNLVMYNKCDEPRWHTNSAKSDCNMCRLQLTDDGKLVLNRECDEIWNSAKSKGMK is encoded by the exons ATGAGCAGGAACTTCTTGTCCAAAAATGATGAGTTCCGCAGGGGGGACTACCTGATATCCAACAATGGGGAGTATAAGGCTGTTTTCCAG GAGGATGGTAACTTTGTCATCTATGGCTGGAAGCCTGTGTGGGAGTCTGACACCAAAGGGACAGACGCTCAGCGCCTGTGCATGCAGGCTGACTGCAACCTGGTCATGTACAACAAGTGTGATGAACCCAGGTGGCACACAAACTCTGCCAAATCTGACTGTAACATGTGCCGTCTTCAACTGACCGATGACGGCAAACTGGTGTTGAACAGAGAATGTGATGAAATCTGGAACTCGGCCAAATCCAAAGGCATGAAGTAA